In a single window of the Elaeis guineensis isolate ETL-2024a chromosome 6, EG11, whole genome shotgun sequence genome:
- the LOC105047806 gene encoding LOW QUALITY PROTEIN: putative disease resistance protein RGA3 (The sequence of the model RefSeq protein was modified relative to this genomic sequence to represent the inferred CDS: inserted 7 bases in 7 codons), protein MAALTVGGAFLSASLQVVFDKLASPTLQEFGSLWGVKHELNRLRRTLLKILSIVEDTEMREIRDQSLKIWLKELKDAAYDXDDILDEFEAEVLRQQVESGNQVRFLSSLNPNQVLLNRETSKKINAIRERLDDIAKDRDDLKLGELRDHARQVEAAERQESSSLFDESCMFGREQDKEDILEMLITDDSNQVGHRNVSALLIVGMAGLGKTTLAQLVYNDPRIDSHFDLKMWVHVSDDFSVRRITREIMESASKGRQSELVNWNMVQDNLKGQLPGNRYLLVLDDVWNEDRNQWEPIFLPLMYGERGSKILITTQNKNVANIMDMASSYCLEGLSNQDCWLIFKRIAFANKNSSEHPKLEEIGKEIVSKIRGLPLAAKILGGLLYSKLDEDSWRIILESEIWELPQNAKNILSALRLSYQQLPGHLKQCFAYCSLFPKEHKFEKSKLIQMWIAQGFVQPQGRRPIEHIASECFDDLLHRSFFQQVEESYFMHNLIHDLXQSVCLDECVKVGNGKMHRIAXKALHLSLVSDNLEPIAFNNLXRFKRLRTLLFLHDCKSGFDHIPEDLFIKLKYLRVLDLSHNDIKDLPNSIGNLKHLRYLDVSYTSIAELPETIGNLHNMQTLKLEACQVRELPKSITKLINLRHLKANAESISTIAGIGRLTFLEELVKFKVHKEGGHKIVEIKDMLELQKIHISQLENVISREEAQKARLNDKKHLHTLTLEWTYNRESHSIDELDGEVLEGLQPDXNLRELNIWYNAGSRSPSWMRNHFLSNLEILRLQNCQKWEFLPSLGQLRFLRCLHISGMDAVKKVDHHFYGTEADGFPSLVELSFDEMPEWEEWXGTEGGQLFPSLRELLILSCPKLQRVPPLPCTLARLWIRKVGLVALPDLWGCRGXKPNSNSPSSLSSLEITECPKLTSLCDGFLRHNLRSLEQLSITDCPELVHSPEEGGLPALLSLKSLTMENCPKLTALLEDRLPLLAHLKIGGCPELRMGCLQNLTSLYSLSISDCLNVSSLPEETLFNLTALEELTVSGCRELAMLQFQALVSLKHLTVENCPMLESSSLLASSSLEYLEINNTPLAGLLHNLTSLSALRIHSCPEMTSFAREEEELQKLTSLQSLHIYDCVNLQFLPAALDRLTSLERLYLQNCPQIQSLPENGLPSSLNILDIRNCPMLQQRCRKHEGPDWPKIAHIPKLDVLTSSESHIANKTEEMLELLASISSDAAVAGIGVYDGILY, encoded by the exons ATGGCAGCACTCACTGTCGGTGGAGCATTCCTATCCGCCTCGCTTCAGGTGGTGTTCGACAAGTTGGCCTCCCCCACGCTGCAGGAGTTTGGATCGCTGTGGGGCGTGAAGCACGAGCTGAACCGGCTGCGCCGCACGCTGCTGAAGATCCTTTCCATCGTGGAGGACACCGAAATGAGAGAGATCAGAGATCAGAGCTTGAAGATCTGGCTCAAGGAGCTCAAAGATGCAGCTTATG GCGATGATATACTGGATGAGTTTGAAGCTGAAGTACTCCGGCAGCAAGTGGAGAGCGGCAATCAGGTGAGATTTCTATCTTCTCTCAATCCCAATCAAGTTTTACTAAATCGTGAGACCTCCAAAAAGATAAATGCGATCCGAGAAAGGCTAGATGACATAGCCAAGGACAGAGATGACTTGAAGCTAGGAGAGTTGAGGGATCATGCAAGACAAGTAGAGGCAGCAGAGAGACAAGAGTCCAGTTCTTTATTTGATGAATCTTGTATGTTTGGTCGAGAGCAGGATAAGGAAGATATATTAGAAATGCTGATTACCGACGATTCGAATCAAGTCGGTCATAGAAATGTCTCAGCACTACTAATAGTTGGTATGGCGGGGCTTGGGAAAACAACTCTTGCACAGCTTGTCTACAATGATCCAAGAATAGACAGCCACTTCGACCTCAAGATGTGGGTTCATGTGTCAGATGATTTTAGTGTTAGAAGGATCACTAGAGAGATCATGGAATCTGCTTCTAAGGGGAGGCAATCTGAACTGGTAAATTGGAATATGGTTCAAGACAATCTCAAAGGACAACTACCAGGAAATCGGTATTTGCTGGTACTGGATGATGTCTGGAATGAGGATCGCAACCAATGGGAGCCAATATTCCTCCCCTTGATGTATGGGGAAAGGGGCAGCAAGATCTTAATAACAACGCAAAACAAAAATGTGGCGAATATCATGGACATGGCTTCATCGTATTGTTTGGAGGGCTTATCAAACCAAGATTGCTGGCTGATATTTAAAAGAATCGCATTCGCAAATAAGAACTCCAGTGAGCATCCAAAATTAGAGGAAATTGGCAAGGAAATAGTTAGCAAGATTAGAGGCTTACCTCTAGCCGCAAAGATACTGGGAGGCCTCTTGTATTCCAAATTAGATGAAGACAGCTGGAGAATCATCTTGGAGAGCGAGATATGGGAACTGCCGCAGAATGCGAAAAATATACTGTCAGCTCTAAGATTGAGCTATCAGCAACTACCTGGACATCTGAAGCAGTGTTTCGCATATTGCTCCTTGTTTCCAAAAGAACATAAATTCGAGAAATCCAAGTTGATCCAAATGTGGATAGCACAGGGCTTCGTTCAACCTCAGGGAAGGAGACCAATTGAACATATTGCAAGTGAATGTTTTGACGATCTGTTGCATAGATCATTCTTCCAACAAGTTGAGGAAAGCTACTTCATGCACAATCTGATCCATGACC GCCAATCTGTTTGTCTTGATGAATGTGTTAAAGTAGGCAACGGCAAAATGCACAGAATTG GAAAGGCTCTTCACTTGTCTCTGGTTTCTGACAATCTGGAGCCAATTGCATTCAACAACC CAAGATTCAAAAGACTACGCACTCTCCTTTTCTTGCATGACTGTAAGTCTGGATTCGATCACATTCCTGAAGACTTGTTTATAAAGCTAAAATACCTACGGGTGCTAGACTTAAGTCACAATGACATAAAAGATTTGCCAAATTCTATTGGTAACTTAAAGCATCTTCGTTACCTGGATGTCTCTTACACAAGCATTGCAGAACTACCCGAAACAATAGGAAACCTCCACAATATGCAAACTCTGAAGCTTGAAGCATGCCAAGTTCGTGAACTACCGAAAAGCATTACAAAATTGATCAACCTACGCCATCTTAAAGCAAACGCTGAGTCGATTTCTACTATAGCTGGAATTGGAAGATTGACTTTCCTTGAAGAGTTGGTGAAATTTAAGGTACATAAAGAGGGTGGACACAAGATAGTCGAGATAAAGGATATGTTAGAGCTTCAAAAGATTCACATTTCACAGCTAGAAAACGTGATCAGCAGGGAAGAGGCTCAAAAAGCTAGGTTGAATGATAAGAAACATCTTCATACATTGACGTTGGAATGGACTTATAACCGGGAGAGCCATTCGATAGACGAACTTGATGGGGAGGTACTTGAAGGCCTTCAGCCAG AAAATCTGAGGGAGCTAAACATTTGGTATAATGCCGGTAGCAGGTCTCCAAGCTGGATGAGAAACCATTTTCTCTCGAATCTAGAAATTCTTCGCCTTCAAAATTGCCAAAAGTGGGAATTCCTCCCCTCACTTGGACAGCTTCGCTTCCTCAGGTGTCTACATATAAGTGGGATGGATGCAGTAAAGAAGGTTGATCATCACTTTTATGGCACTGAAGCAGATGGTTTCCCATCTTTGGTGGAGTTGTCGTTTGATGAGATGCCAGAGTGGGAGGAGT CTGGCACAGAGGGAGGACAACTGTTTCCAAGCCTGCGAGAGCTTCTAATCTTATCCTGCCCCAAACTGCAGAGAGTGCCCCCACTCCCTTGTACATTAGCAAGGTTGTGGATAAGGAAAGTTGGATTGGTAGCTCTACCAGATCTATGGGGATGCAGGG TAAAACCAAACAGCAATTCACCATCATCACTTTCTAGCTTGGAGATCACCGAGTGTCCTAAACTAACTTCCCTATGTGATGGGTTTCTGCGACACAATTTGAGATCCCTTGAACAATTAAGCATCACTGATTGTCCAGAGCTTGTCCATTCCCCAGAGGAAGGAGGATTACCTGCACTCCTCAGCCTCAAATCCCTGACTATGGAGAACTGTCCCAAGCTCACAGCATTACTAGAGGATAGATTACCTTTGCTTGCACATCTCAAGATCGGAGGCTGTCCAGAACTCAGGATGGGATGTTTGCAAAATCTCACATCTCTCTATTCCTTATCCATTTCTGACTGTCTGAATGTATCATCTCTACCAGAAGAAACATTGTTTAACCTGACAGCGCTCGAGGAACTGACAGTCAGTGGCTGCAGAGAACTAGCAATGCTGCAGTTTCAGGCCCTTGTCTCGCTCAAGCACTTGACAGTTGAGAACTGTCCCATGCTTGAGTCTTCTTCACTTCTGGCATCCTCATCACTTGAATATCTTGAGATTAACAATACTCCACTTGCAGGGCTCCTGCACAATCTCACCTCCCTCTCCGCTCTTCGAATCCATAGTTGTCCCGAGATGACATCTTTTGCTAGAGAGGAGGAAGAGCTGCAAAAGCTAACATCACTCCAAAGCCTACATATATATGACTGTGTAAATCTCCAGTTTCTCCCAGCTGCATTAGATAGGCTTACCTCTCTTGAGCGTCTGTATCTACAGAACTGCCCACAGATCCAGTCACTACCAGAGAATGGTCTGCCTAGCTCACTTAACATATTGGACATCAGAAATTGCCCCATGTTGCAGCAGCGGTGCAGGAAACATGAAGGCCCTGATTGGCCTAAGATTGCTCATATCCCCAAACTGGATGTACTGACCAGCAGTGAGTCTCACATTGCTAATAAAACTGAAGAGATGTTGGAATTGCTAGCTTCTATCAGTTCTGATGCTGCAGTTGCTGGAATTG GGGTGTATGATGGCATCCTGTATTGA